The following are encoded together in the Mesoterricola sediminis genome:
- a CDS encoding alpha/beta fold hydrolase has translation MIPVPSLPSETFALQACGRRLRARRLLPPEARPDAPTLVFLHEALGSVTQWRDFPDALAGALGWPALVYDRYGHGGAEPRTRPQTRADFDAEPEVALPAVLDACGIARPVLVGHSDGGTFALRFAARFPDRPLGVLTLAAHVFVEEVTRTGVATALKAYREGGLRRGLARHHGAGLDAMFEGWAGLWLSEAHRGWSIVEEQRAVRAPVLALQGAADPYGTPAQVAAIAAATGGRGTLLPACAHAPHLEARTAVLAEALPFLRALGP, from the coding sequence GTGATTCCCGTCCCATCCCTTCCCTCGGAGACCTTCGCCCTCCAGGCCTGTGGCCGCCGGCTGCGGGCCCGGCGGCTTCTGCCACCGGAAGCTCGTCCGGACGCCCCCACCCTGGTCTTCCTGCACGAGGCCCTGGGCAGCGTCACCCAGTGGCGGGACTTCCCCGACGCCCTCGCGGGCGCCCTGGGATGGCCGGCCCTCGTGTACGACCGCTATGGCCACGGGGGCGCCGAGCCCCGGACCCGCCCCCAGACCCGCGCCGACTTCGACGCGGAACCGGAGGTCGCCCTGCCCGCCGTCCTCGACGCCTGTGGCATCGCTCGCCCGGTCCTCGTGGGCCACAGCGACGGGGGCACCTTCGCGCTGCGCTTCGCGGCCCGTTTCCCGGACCGGCCCCTGGGAGTCCTGACCCTGGCGGCCCACGTCTTCGTGGAGGAGGTCACCCGGACCGGCGTGGCCACGGCCCTGAAGGCCTACCGGGAGGGCGGCCTCCGCCGGGGCCTGGCCCGGCACCACGGCGCCGGCCTGGACGCCATGTTCGAGGGCTGGGCCGGACTCTGGCTTTCCGAGGCCCACCGCGGCTGGTCCATCGTGGAGGAACAGCGGGCCGTCCGGGCCCCGGTGCTGGCCCTCCAGGGCGCGGCGGACCCCTACGGCACGCCGGCCCAGGTGGCGGCCATCGCCGCGGCGACGGGTGGCCGCGGCACCCTGTTGCCCGCCTGCGCCCACGCGCCCCATCTGGAGGCGCGGACGGCGGTCCTCGCGGAAGCCCTGCCCTTCCTCCGGGCCCTGGGGCCCTGA
- a CDS encoding MFS transporter, whose protein sequence is MTSQRPTPGTAPAFPSSFWTANGTELFERAAYYAMASFVVLYLGQLGFGAYWPSFLNSSVLWFLVYFLPILSGSLADQYGFKRSLLVAFVLLAVAYFLMGWPVWFGGARLSPTLSAEVTVGWRTAVPIIAGVVMIGLGGSIVKPCIAGTVQKTAGARKTLGFGIFYMIINVGSLVGRGVAFYFRRRFDLSAIFAVSMAAAVVAFFVVLVVFKDPDVEMGNTARKPSRPLGDILAGMFKVLANGRFTMFLVVSSGFYFIYNQVYNLLPLYVKRTVELSPAMDLYTMANPLVIVCFQMLITLTFGKLAPIKSIVVGTVIIGLSMLINLVPVFAAGGVSASVAGLVPMGSLFIVLTVALIAFGELFASSRLYEYIGSLAPKGQEGLFLGYANIPMAVGALIGGPAGAYLFNGIMCRGAEKLPNGLLRLDPRAATTGWVILAAIGLCSAASMYAYNLWLRRQEA, encoded by the coding sequence ATGACTTCGCAGCGCCCGACCCCCGGGACGGCACCCGCCTTCCCGAGCAGCTTCTGGACCGCCAACGGCACCGAACTTTTCGAGCGGGCCGCCTACTACGCCATGGCCAGCTTCGTGGTCCTCTACCTGGGCCAGCTGGGCTTCGGCGCGTACTGGCCCAGCTTCCTCAATTCGAGCGTCCTGTGGTTCCTGGTCTACTTCCTGCCCATCCTGTCGGGCTCCCTGGCGGACCAGTACGGCTTCAAGCGGAGCCTCCTCGTCGCCTTCGTCCTCCTGGCCGTGGCCTACTTCCTCATGGGCTGGCCCGTGTGGTTCGGGGGGGCCCGCCTCTCGCCCACCCTGAGCGCCGAGGTGACGGTGGGCTGGCGCACCGCCGTGCCCATCATCGCCGGGGTGGTGATGATCGGCCTGGGCGGCAGCATCGTGAAGCCCTGCATCGCCGGCACGGTGCAGAAGACGGCCGGCGCCCGCAAGACCCTGGGCTTCGGCATCTTCTACATGATCATCAACGTCGGCAGCCTGGTCGGGCGCGGCGTGGCCTTCTACTTCCGGCGCCGCTTCGACCTGAGCGCCATCTTCGCGGTCTCCATGGCCGCCGCGGTGGTGGCGTTCTTCGTGGTGCTCGTGGTCTTCAAGGACCCGGACGTGGAGATGGGCAACACCGCGCGCAAACCCTCCCGCCCCCTCGGCGACATCCTGGCCGGCATGTTCAAGGTCCTGGCCAACGGCCGCTTCACCATGTTCCTCGTGGTGTCCAGCGGCTTCTACTTCATCTACAACCAGGTCTACAACCTGCTGCCCCTCTACGTGAAGCGCACGGTGGAGCTGTCCCCGGCCATGGACCTGTACACCATGGCCAACCCCCTGGTCATCGTCTGCTTCCAGATGCTGATCACCCTCACCTTCGGCAAGCTGGCCCCCATCAAGTCCATCGTGGTGGGCACGGTGATCATCGGGCTCTCCATGCTCATCAACCTGGTGCCGGTCTTCGCGGCGGGCGGGGTCTCGGCCTCCGTGGCGGGCCTCGTGCCCATGGGCTCCCTGTTCATCGTGCTCACGGTGGCCCTGATCGCCTTCGGCGAGCTCTTCGCGTCCTCCCGGCTCTACGAGTACATCGGCTCCCTGGCGCCCAAGGGCCAGGAGGGCCTCTTCCTGGGCTACGCCAACATCCCCATGGCGGTCGGGGCCCTCATCGGCGGCCCCGCCGGCGCCTACCTCTTCAACGGCATCATGTGCCGGGGGGCCGAGAAGCTGCCCAACGGCCTGCTCCGCCTGGACCCCCGGGCCGCCACCACGGGCTGGGTCATCCTGGCGGCCATCGGCCTCTGCTCCGCGGCCAGCATGTACGCCTACAACCTCTGGCTGAGGCGCCAGGAGGCCTGA
- a CDS encoding 4Fe-4S binding protein, with protein MKPFPWRHAVQAAFLGLCAWIGVEFHLFMTWCADPANAAYVPHPPGAEAFLPISALLSLKYWILTGRICELHPAGFFVFVAVLLVALLLRKAFCAWICPVGTLGELLERLGARILPRRFAPPRWVDLPLRGLKYLLLAFFAWTTLRMDLPALGAFLYSPFNAAADLRMYGFFAHISPTTFTVIALLALLGLAVENAWCRYLCPYGALLGLLAFASPLKIRREAATCTGCRKCTRACPARIQVHAVRTVRTDDCSACYRCVAACPEKATLRMNAPGGRAVPTWLFAVLVLALFGGVTGFAMATGQWRTVITPQDYRQLYLEDR; from the coding sequence TTGAAGCCTTTCCCCTGGCGCCACGCCGTGCAGGCGGCCTTCCTGGGCCTCTGCGCGTGGATCGGCGTCGAGTTCCACCTGTTCATGACCTGGTGTGCCGATCCCGCCAACGCCGCCTACGTGCCGCACCCGCCCGGGGCCGAGGCCTTCCTGCCCATCAGCGCCCTGCTCAGCCTCAAGTACTGGATCCTGACCGGCCGGATCTGCGAGCTGCATCCCGCCGGCTTCTTCGTCTTCGTGGCGGTCCTCCTGGTGGCCCTCCTCCTGCGCAAGGCCTTCTGCGCCTGGATCTGTCCCGTGGGCACCCTGGGCGAGCTCCTGGAGCGCCTGGGCGCGCGGATCCTGCCCCGGCGGTTCGCGCCCCCCCGCTGGGTGGACCTGCCCCTGCGGGGCCTCAAGTACCTCCTCCTCGCCTTCTTCGCCTGGACCACCCTCCGCATGGACCTGCCCGCCCTGGGCGCCTTCCTCTACAGCCCCTTCAACGCCGCGGCGGACCTGCGCATGTACGGCTTCTTCGCCCACATCAGCCCGACGACCTTCACCGTGATCGCCCTCCTGGCCCTCCTGGGGCTGGCGGTGGAGAACGCCTGGTGCCGCTACCTCTGCCCCTACGGCGCCCTCCTGGGCCTGCTGGCCTTCGCCAGCCCCCTCAAGATCCGGCGCGAGGCCGCCACCTGCACCGGGTGCCGGAAATGCACGCGCGCCTGTCCCGCCCGGATCCAGGTGCATGCCGTGCGGACCGTGCGCACCGATGACTGCTCCGCCTGCTACCGCTGCGTGGCGGCCTGCCCCGAGAAGGCGACCCTCCGCATGAACGCCCCCGGCGGCCGGGCTGTTCCCACCTGGCTCTTCGCGGTCCTCGTCCTCGCCCTCTTCGGCGGCGTCACCGGCTTCGCCATGGCCACCGGCCAGTGGCGCACCGTGATCACCCCCCAGGACTACCGGCAGCTCTACCTGGAGGACCGGTAG
- a CDS encoding RHS repeat-associated core domain-containing protein, with protein MLNLFLRAAALLLAVTLVPAQAQTGSTAVTPPKKALAAGAGGTEPSNARILLPATSPFLATAGVPVEFSGDLNGGRSPKWTLNGVQIATGLGPFTYTFSAAGTYTVNFVVLPDSVYAGSTASVVVQVMAAQTRPAISAFTASPASVPFGGTSTLAWSTSGGTSYTLSPGGGVSTPSGSLGVQPTATTTYTLSVTNGVGTTQATATVVVSPVTVTISPKPAGTSVAAGSVNTFYATLAGVGGSASQQIAWTASGGSPTSFTGPAFTWTAPATGTPVTITAASVANPAASDSFTLNAVPPATVALTTLRAAINQGESTVLNWSVSGASAQTLNGEPVEANGSRSVSPTTTTTYVLAATNAMQVQTVQTLTVKVMGILGWKRDIVYLGTREVGVVENNGTLHTTLVDSLGSPRFEVNEAGTVEGEQKYLPFGMLAWPGEKLETGKGFTGHEQTDPSGLIYMQARFYLPMYGRFASPEPARDQHFEETQSWNIYSYVRNNPITHTDPTGMFDDGVAEALATAHERIGERFGPEASRQFNNGAGTAYAAGAAATVAPYAAAEAGAGTALAAGGRWLAGRGRAIGAGLTFAGNYLIEKSGHVKDAVLRGAGAAKDGLSNLLSRGSGASFDWNRAGHIFRDAEGHVNPTTKAGQEAAAAMFQGVTQNSRNLVDSAQAVQRGLMTADAAKNGVQAFVQNTQQG; from the coding sequence ATGTTGAACCTCTTCCTTCGCGCCGCAGCCCTCCTCCTCGCCGTCACCCTCGTCCCGGCCCAGGCCCAGACCGGGTCGACGGCTGTCACCCCACCCAAGAAAGCCCTGGCCGCGGGGGCGGGGGGAACCGAGCCCTCCAACGCGCGGATCCTGCTGCCGGCCACGTCCCCCTTCCTGGCCACCGCAGGGGTGCCGGTCGAGTTCAGTGGCGACCTGAACGGTGGGCGATCCCCGAAGTGGACGTTGAACGGCGTCCAGATCGCCACGGGTCTGGGTCCCTTCACCTACACCTTCAGCGCCGCCGGGACGTACACCGTCAACTTCGTGGTCCTTCCGGACAGCGTCTACGCCGGCAGCACCGCATCCGTGGTCGTGCAGGTGATGGCCGCCCAGACCAGGCCGGCCATCTCCGCCTTCACCGCCTCGCCGGCCAGCGTGCCCTTTGGTGGCACCAGCACCCTGGCCTGGTCCACGAGCGGAGGGACGAGTTACACCCTGAGCCCGGGCGGAGGGGTCTCGACCCCCTCCGGGTCCCTTGGGGTGCAGCCCACGGCCACCACCACGTACACCCTCTCGGTCACCAACGGGGTGGGCACCACCCAGGCCACTGCGACCGTCGTGGTCTCCCCCGTGACGGTGACCATCTCGCCCAAGCCCGCCGGGACCTCCGTGGCCGCCGGCAGCGTGAACACCTTCTATGCGACCCTGGCGGGGGTGGGAGGCAGTGCCTCGCAGCAGATCGCCTGGACCGCCTCCGGGGGATCGCCCACCTCGTTCACCGGGCCCGCCTTCACGTGGACCGCGCCCGCGACCGGAACCCCGGTGACCATCACCGCCGCCAGCGTCGCGAACCCCGCGGCGTCCGACAGCTTCACCCTGAACGCAGTACCCCCGGCCACCGTCGCGCTGACCACGCTCCGGGCGGCGATCAATCAGGGCGAGAGCACCGTGCTGAACTGGTCCGTCTCCGGTGCGTCCGCCCAGACCCTGAACGGGGAGCCCGTTGAAGCCAACGGGAGCAGATCGGTCAGCCCCACGACCACGACCACCTATGTCCTGGCCGCCACCAACGCGATGCAGGTCCAGACCGTCCAGACCCTGACCGTGAAGGTGATGGGGATCCTGGGCTGGAAGCGCGACATCGTCTACCTCGGGACGCGCGAAGTGGGTGTCGTCGAAAACAATGGCACCCTGCACACCACCCTCGTGGACAGCCTCGGAAGCCCCCGCTTCGAGGTCAACGAGGCCGGCACCGTGGAAGGCGAGCAGAAGTACCTGCCCTTCGGCATGCTCGCCTGGCCAGGGGAGAAACTGGAAACCGGCAAGGGGTTCACGGGGCACGAGCAGACCGATCCGTCGGGGCTCATCTACATGCAGGCTAGGTTCTACCTGCCCATGTATGGACGCTTCGCCAGCCCCGAACCGGCTAGAGATCAGCACTTCGAAGAGACGCAGTCCTGGAACATCTACAGCTACGTGCGGAACAATCCCATTACGCATACAGACCCAACCGGGATGTTTGATGATGGCGTTGCCGAAGCACTGGCAACTGCCCACGAAAGGATTGGAGAACGGTTCGGTCCTGAAGCATCGAGGCAATTCAACAATGGTGCAGGGACCGCATACGCTGCCGGTGCTGCAGCGACGGTTGCACCTTATGCGGCAGCAGAAGCTGGTGCAGGCACAGCCCTAGCGGCAGGTGGTAGATGGCTCGCTGGTCGTGGGAGAGCTATTGGTGCTGGATTAACATTCGCGGGGAACTACTTAATAGAAAAGTCCGGGCATGTTAAGGATGCCGTCCTTCGGGGGGCGGGGGCGGCCAAGGACGGCCTCTCTAATCTCCTATCTCGTGGCAGTGGGGCAAGCTTTGACTGGAACCGAGCCGGCCATATTTTTAGAGATGCAGAAGGGCATGTGAACCCTACAACCAAGGCTGGGCAGGAAGCAGCAGCCGCAATGTTCCAAGGTGTTACCCAGAACAGCAGGAACTTGGTTGATTCTGCTCAAGCCGTTCAAAGAGGACTGATGACTGCTGACGCGGCAAAGAATGGAGTTCAGGCATTCGTGCAGAATACGCAACAGGGTTAG